In a single window of the Streptomyces sp. NBC_00285 genome:
- a CDS encoding strictosidine synthase, whose amino-acid sequence MSTSPSVAPPEVKKPLTSSILLWVRTDQPRQSGMDHWKGPHSGIISATPGLDEYRQIHLAEHNTGRWPAIDGVQTAIPADRKIDGVAEVTFQSALAPLKGREQTKLAYADEINVFRRTLLYTGPPNSSRWYDVAGPGETVGVRTLLYLRRRDGAGAFRKFVNEQLAPALAGTGVLKELRTQTFLPWIEKLWDTPHVAHDNPPDQRFHASVSLGFTDTAARDAFFTGHVIEDLSSRLAPQASAIHAYDVTATLTYVKNGVILPHYEQ is encoded by the coding sequence ATGAGCACGTCACCGTCCGTCGCACCCCCGGAAGTGAAGAAGCCCCTCACCTCCTCGATCCTGCTGTGGGTGCGCACCGACCAGCCCCGCCAGAGCGGCATGGACCACTGGAAGGGCCCGCACTCAGGGATCATCTCCGCCACCCCGGGCCTGGATGAGTACCGGCAGATCCACCTCGCCGAGCACAACACGGGCCGGTGGCCGGCCATCGACGGGGTCCAGACCGCGATCCCCGCCGACCGGAAGATCGACGGCGTTGCGGAAGTCACCTTCCAGTCGGCGCTCGCACCCCTGAAAGGGCGCGAGCAGACGAAGCTGGCCTATGCCGACGAGATCAACGTGTTCCGCCGCACCCTGCTCTACACCGGACCGCCGAACTCCTCCCGGTGGTACGACGTCGCGGGCCCCGGAGAGACGGTCGGCGTCCGCACTCTCCTCTACCTGCGCCGCAGAGACGGTGCCGGCGCCTTCCGTAAGTTCGTCAACGAACAGCTCGCTCCCGCGCTCGCCGGCACCGGAGTACTGAAGGAGCTGCGCACGCAGACGTTCCTGCCCTGGATCGAAAAGCTCTGGGACACTCCGCATGTCGCCCACGACAACCCCCCCGACCAGCGCTTCCACGCCTCGGTCAGCCTCGGGTTCACCGACACCGCGGCACGCGACGCCTTCTTCACCGGCCACGTGATCGAGGACCTGTCCAGCCGGCTGGCACCGCAGGCCTCCGCGATCCACGCCTACGACGTCACCGCCACCCTCACCTACGTCAAGAACGGCGTCATCCTCCCGCACTACGAGCAGTGA
- a CDS encoding aldo/keto reductase: MHHRTIPDTSLRLTELGFGASVIGNLYRITSAEEASAAVETAWNAGIRYFDTAPHYGLGLSERRLGTTLRNHPREQYVVSSKVGRLLVPNEQPRGVDTEGFVVRDDLRRQWDFSRDGVLRSIDDTLTRTGLDRLDIVYLHDPDDHWPQAADEAMPTLADLRDQGVIGAIGAGMNQSAMLARFLRETAADVVMLAGRYTLLDQTALDDVLPAAQETGKSVVAVGVFNSGLLSRDRPTEDLKYNYQDSPTDLVTRARTIAEVCEAHGTTLPAAAIAFPLTHPSTVNVTLGMRNPDQVTRNAELHRSTIPEALWDDLRSQGLIRSDAPTGYGDLIPHGTGGPHT; the protein is encoded by the coding sequence GTGCACCACCGCACCATCCCCGACACGTCCCTCCGCCTCACCGAACTCGGCTTCGGTGCCTCTGTGATCGGCAACCTGTACCGGATCACGTCGGCCGAAGAAGCGTCAGCAGCGGTCGAGACGGCCTGGAACGCCGGCATCCGCTACTTCGACACCGCGCCCCACTACGGCCTCGGTCTCTCCGAACGACGCCTCGGCACCACACTGCGGAACCACCCACGCGAGCAGTACGTCGTCTCCTCCAAGGTGGGCCGCCTGCTCGTCCCCAATGAACAGCCACGAGGCGTCGACACCGAGGGCTTCGTCGTACGCGACGACCTTCGCCGCCAGTGGGACTTCAGCCGCGACGGCGTACTTCGCTCCATCGACGACACCCTCACCCGCACCGGCCTGGACCGCCTCGACATCGTCTACCTCCACGACCCTGACGATCACTGGCCACAAGCCGCCGACGAGGCCATGCCCACCCTCGCCGACCTGCGCGACCAGGGTGTGATCGGAGCCATCGGCGCCGGCATGAACCAGTCCGCCATGCTCGCCCGCTTCCTGCGCGAGACCGCAGCCGACGTGGTCATGCTCGCCGGCCGCTACACCCTCCTCGACCAGACTGCCCTCGACGACGTCCTGCCCGCCGCACAGGAGACCGGCAAAAGCGTCGTCGCCGTCGGCGTCTTCAACTCCGGGCTGCTCTCCCGCGACCGGCCCACCGAAGATCTGAAGTACAACTACCAGGACTCCCCGACGGACCTCGTCACCCGTGCCCGGACGATCGCCGAAGTCTGCGAAGCCCACGGCACCACCCTGCCCGCCGCCGCCATCGCCTTCCCTCTGACCCATCCCAGCACCGTCAACGTCACCCTCGGCATGCGCAATCCCGACCAGGTGACACGCAACGCGGAACTCCATCGGAGCACCATCCCGGAGGCTCTCTGGGACGATCTCCGCTCCCAGGGACTGATCAGGTCCGACGCGCCCACCGGCTACGGCGACTTGATTCCGCACGGCACGGGTGGTCCCCATACATAG
- a CDS encoding enoyl-CoA hydratase/isomerase family protein, translated as MDRAFGAPTLGEIDKRLRHLDTPWAATALAALESASQQSLEITHALLARGRQRTLCQCLDAELSLACTTIRTPHFLEGVRATSGFRFRVL; from the coding sequence GTGGACCGGGCGTTCGGCGCGCCGACCCTCGGCGAGATCGACAAACGCCTGCGCCACCTCGACACCCCTTGGGCGGCAACCGCACTGGCCGCCTTGGAGTCCGCGTCGCAGCAGAGCCTGGAGATCACCCACGCCCTGCTGGCCCGGGGCAGGCAGCGCACCTTGTGCCAGTGCCTGGACGCCGAACTCTCCCTCGCGTGCACGACCATCCGTACCCCGCACTTCCTGGAGGGTGTCCGCGCGACCTCAGGATTCCGGTTCAGGGTTCTGTGA
- a CDS encoding alpha/beta fold hydrolase, which produces MSSTNSPNDAVITSYAKAPARTVSAGGVTYAYRELGPKGGIPVVFFVHLAATLDNWDPRIVDPVAKGRHVITFDNRGVGASTGQVPDSVEAMADDAYTFIKALGYDKIDVFSFSLGGMIAQALVVKHPELVRKLVLTGTGPRGGKDIDKVATTTYYDILRATLTRSDPKEFLFFNRDAVGKAAGRAFVNRLNERTVDRDAKISTKAFQTQLKAIKKWGRSTPDDLSSITQPTLIANGDNDRMVPSVLSGDLHRRIKDSQVIIYPDSGHGGIFQYHQEFAPVAVEFLAR; this is translated from the coding sequence ATGAGCAGCACCAACAGCCCGAACGACGCCGTCATCACCTCCTACGCGAAGGCCCCGGCCCGCACGGTCAGCGCCGGTGGCGTCACCTACGCCTACCGTGAGCTGGGACCGAAGGGCGGCATCCCCGTCGTCTTCTTCGTCCACCTCGCCGCGACCCTGGACAACTGGGACCCCCGCATCGTCGACCCCGTCGCGAAGGGCCGTCACGTCATCACCTTCGACAACCGTGGTGTCGGGGCGTCCACCGGCCAGGTGCCGGACAGTGTCGAGGCGATGGCCGACGACGCCTACACCTTCATCAAGGCCCTCGGCTACGACAAGATCGACGTCTTCTCCTTCTCCCTCGGCGGCATGATCGCCCAGGCCCTGGTGGTGAAGCACCCCGAGCTGGTCCGCAAGCTCGTCCTCACCGGCACCGGGCCCAGGGGCGGCAAGGACATCGACAAGGTCGCCACCACCACCTACTACGACATCCTGCGCGCCACCCTGACCCGCTCGGACCCCAAGGAGTTCCTGTTCTTCAACCGTGACGCCGTCGGCAAGGCCGCCGGGCGCGCGTTCGTCAACCGGCTGAACGAGCGCACCGTCGACCGCGACGCGAAGATCAGCACCAAGGCGTTCCAGACGCAGCTGAAGGCGATCAAGAAGTGGGGGCGCTCCACCCCCGACGACCTGTCGTCGATCACGCAGCCCACCCTGATCGCCAACGGCGACAACGACCGTATGGTGCCCTCGGTCCTGTCGGGTGACCTGCATCGGCGAATCAAGGACAGCCAGGTGATCATCTACCCCGACTCCGGGCACGGCGGCATCTTCCAGTACCACCAGGAGTTCGCCCCCGTGGCGGTCGAATTCCTCGCCCGATGA
- a CDS encoding enoyl-CoA hydratase/isomerase family protein, with protein sequence MSEHSTIQYERTSPQVAKITFANPPVNLIAGETVLRLIEIVGELATDPDIQVVVFDSATPDFFYNHFDLAAAADFPAPEDRAAVPAWTNLVLELSKAPYITIAAIRGRTRGGGNELALALDLRYASREQAIFGQPEVGSGLLPGGGGTERLPRAIGRDRALEVILTSDDYDADTAERWGWITRALPDSELDAFVDTVVARLASFDRTSLAAAKAQINRASLPPDADLVAAYGEFSHSLTLPGFLTRAAGTQAVVEQAGIDSEYRLGHYIGVANQRR encoded by the coding sequence ATGAGCGAGCACAGCACCATCCAATACGAGCGCACCTCACCGCAGGTCGCGAAGATCACCTTCGCTAACCCGCCCGTCAACCTCATCGCGGGTGAGACCGTTCTGCGCCTCATCGAGATCGTCGGAGAACTGGCCACGGACCCGGACATCCAGGTCGTGGTGTTCGACAGCGCCACCCCCGACTTCTTCTACAACCACTTCGACCTGGCAGCTGCCGCCGACTTCCCCGCCCCTGAGGACCGGGCCGCGGTGCCGGCATGGACGAATCTGGTCCTGGAACTCTCCAAGGCGCCCTACATCACCATCGCGGCCATCCGTGGACGCACCCGCGGCGGTGGGAACGAGCTCGCCCTCGCCCTCGATCTGCGTTACGCCAGCCGGGAGCAAGCGATCTTCGGGCAGCCCGAGGTCGGCAGCGGACTGCTGCCCGGCGGCGGCGGGACCGAACGGCTCCCTCGCGCCATCGGACGCGACCGCGCCCTGGAAGTCATCCTCACCAGCGACGACTACGACGCCGACACCGCCGAACGCTGGGGCTGGATCACCCGCGCCCTCCCCGACAGCGAACTCGACGCCTTCGTCGACACCGTCGTCGCCCGGCTCGCCTCCTTCGACCGCACCTCACTCGCCGCAGCCAAAGCCCAGATCAACCGGGCATCCCTGCCCCCCGACGCGGACCTGGTCGCCGCGTACGGCGAGTTCAGTCACTCCCTCACCCTCCCCGGTTTCCTCACCCGAGCTGCCGGCACGCAGGCCGTCGTCGAGCAGGCCGGCATCGACTCCGAATACCGTCTGGGGCACTACATCGGCGTCGCCAACCAGCGACGCTGA
- a CDS encoding NADP-dependent oxidoreductase — MRAFVVTKYKEPLQEADVPEPTVGEHDVLVRVEAAGLNPLDEKIRAGEFKQILPYKLPLILGNDVAGTVISVGTAVRGFKPGDEVYARPDQDRIGTFAERIAVAESDLALKPASISMDEAGSLPLAALTAWQALVERGKVRPGQKVLIHAGAGGVGSIAIQLAAHLGASVATTASGSNADFVRALGADTVIDYRTQDFEQLLTGYDLVLDSLGGETLAKSLRVLKPGGKAIGIAGPPDPAFAREAGLNPLLRLAVAGLSGKIRRQAKKLGVRYEFLLMRASGDQLRQIAGLIDQGVLRPVVGKVVGFDQTPQALQSLSQGGIRGKAVIANS, encoded by the coding sequence ATGAGAGCGTTCGTCGTCACCAAGTACAAGGAGCCGCTGCAGGAGGCGGACGTCCCCGAGCCCACCGTCGGGGAGCACGACGTGCTGGTGCGAGTGGAGGCCGCCGGGCTCAACCCGCTGGACGAGAAGATCCGCGCCGGTGAGTTCAAGCAGATCCTGCCCTACAAGCTGCCGCTGATCCTGGGCAACGACGTCGCGGGCACTGTCATCAGCGTCGGGACGGCGGTTCGCGGCTTCAAGCCCGGAGACGAGGTCTACGCACGCCCCGACCAGGACCGCATCGGCACGTTCGCCGAGCGCATCGCCGTCGCGGAGAGCGACCTGGCGCTCAAGCCCGCCTCCATCAGCATGGACGAGGCCGGCTCGCTCCCGCTGGCGGCGCTCACGGCGTGGCAGGCGCTGGTGGAGCGCGGGAAGGTGCGGCCCGGACAGAAGGTTCTCATCCACGCCGGCGCCGGCGGGGTCGGCTCGATCGCGATCCAGCTCGCCGCGCACCTCGGTGCGAGCGTCGCCACGACCGCCAGCGGTTCCAACGCGGACTTCGTGCGCGCACTCGGCGCGGACACGGTGATCGATTACCGCACCCAGGACTTCGAACAGCTCCTGACCGGCTACGACCTGGTGCTGGACAGCCTCGGTGGGGAGACCCTCGCCAAGTCCCTGCGGGTGCTCAAGCCCGGCGGCAAGGCCATCGGGATCGCCGGCCCCCCGGACCCCGCGTTCGCCCGCGAAGCCGGCCTGAACCCGCTGCTGCGCCTGGCGGTCGCAGGCCTGAGCGGCAAGATCCGCAGGCAGGCGAAGAAGCTCGGGGTGAGGTACGAGTTCCTGCTCATGCGTGCCAGCGGAGACCAGCTCCGCCAGATCGCCGGCCTCATTGACCAGGGCGTCCTGCGTCCGGTGGTGGGGAAGGTGGTCGGCTTCGACCAGACCCCCCAGGCGCTGCAGTCCCTGTCTCAGGGCGGCATCCGCGGCAAGGCCGTCATCGCCAACAGCTGA
- a CDS encoding zinc-dependent alcohol dehydrogenase, which translates to MTLAARYLSARTLDTAPALSAPPGPGEVELAPAYVGICGTDLHIFHGDMDAPVAVPAVLGHEMAGHVVRVGPDVENWAPGDAVTVMPLLWDDACAACRNGHQHICQHLDFIGIDSPGAMQQRWTVPASTLIRLPDSLPLDRAALVEPTAVAVHDVGRAEVRDGERVVVGGGPVGVLIALVARAAGADVRVVELSAHRRLLAEELGLTAWNPADDDVPVLVREWTGDAGADVAFEVLGVRGRLCLVAIHPRPREINLHRFFWRELTLVGARLYDRSDFERAVALVADGTVPAERMISKVVPLTQAPAAFEALEGGGDVMKILVDCTDDSDDARRAAV; encoded by the coding sequence ATGACACTAGCCGCCCGATATCTGTCCGCCCGCACCCTCGACACGGCCCCGGCCCTCAGCGCGCCGCCGGGACCCGGTGAGGTGGAGCTGGCCCCCGCCTACGTCGGCATCTGCGGAACCGACCTGCACATCTTCCACGGCGACATGGACGCCCCGGTCGCCGTGCCCGCCGTCCTCGGGCACGAGATGGCCGGCCATGTCGTCCGGGTGGGCCCGGACGTCGAAAACTGGGCACCCGGCGACGCGGTCACCGTGATGCCGCTGCTCTGGGACGACGCCTGCGCGGCCTGCCGCAACGGCCACCAGCACATCTGCCAGCACCTGGACTTCATCGGCATCGACTCCCCCGGCGCCATGCAGCAGCGCTGGACCGTGCCCGCCTCCACTCTCATACGACTGCCCGACTCCCTCCCCCTGGACCGGGCCGCCCTCGTCGAACCCACCGCGGTCGCCGTGCACGACGTCGGCCGGGCCGAAGTGCGCGACGGCGAGCGGGTCGTCGTCGGTGGCGGCCCGGTCGGCGTCCTGATCGCACTGGTGGCCCGGGCCGCCGGGGCGGACGTACGAGTGGTCGAGCTGAGCGCCCACCGGAGGCTGCTCGCCGAGGAGCTGGGGCTGACCGCGTGGAACCCGGCCGACGACGACGTGCCGGTACTGGTGCGGGAGTGGACCGGGGACGCGGGGGCGGACGTCGCCTTCGAGGTGCTCGGCGTGCGCGGCCGGCTGTGTCTCGTCGCCATCCACCCCCGCCCCCGCGAGATCAACCTGCACCGCTTCTTCTGGCGCGAACTCACCCTCGTCGGGGCCCGGTTGTACGACCGCTCCGACTTCGAGAGGGCGGTGGCACTGGTCGCGGACGGCACCGTTCCGGCAGAGCGGATGATCAGCAAGGTCGTCCCGCTCACCCAGGCACCGGCCGCCTTCGAAGCGCTGGAAGGCGGCGGAGACGTGATGAAGATCCTCGTGGACTGCACCGACGACAGCGACGACGCCCGGAGAGCCGCCGTATGA
- a CDS encoding TetR/AcrR family transcriptional regulator gives MSRVSQAQALENRRRAVTSASKLFRERGVNGISVADLMKSIGLTTGGFYKQFPSKEALVAEAAQAAFGDLDVLLAGFDADHGDHDTARAALVDFYLSAEHRDQPGTGCPTAGFAGDMAREPTAGDVRETYAAGVQDFAAWMSTDANGGLPVVATLVGAILLARATAGTELSEKILESTHKALTASQNPEPES, from the coding sequence ATGAGTCGGGTTTCGCAGGCACAAGCGCTCGAGAACCGCAGGCGCGCGGTCACCTCGGCCTCCAAGCTGTTCCGGGAACGCGGCGTGAACGGCATCAGCGTCGCCGATCTGATGAAATCCATCGGGCTGACCACGGGTGGCTTCTACAAGCAGTTCCCGTCCAAGGAGGCCCTGGTGGCCGAGGCGGCTCAAGCTGCTTTCGGCGACCTGGACGTACTCCTGGCAGGTTTCGACGCGGACCACGGCGATCACGACACCGCGCGCGCCGCCCTGGTCGACTTCTACCTGTCGGCCGAGCACCGTGACCAGCCCGGCACCGGCTGTCCCACCGCGGGATTCGCAGGGGACATGGCTCGCGAGCCCACAGCCGGGGACGTGCGCGAAACATACGCGGCCGGAGTCCAGGACTTCGCCGCATGGATGTCCACCGACGCCAACGGCGGCCTGCCCGTGGTGGCCACCCTGGTCGGCGCGATCCTGCTCGCCCGCGCCACGGCGGGCACAGAACTGTCGGAGAAGATCCTGGAATCGACCCACAAAGCCCTGACCGCGTCACAGAACCCTGAACCGGAATCCTGA